Part of the Candidatus Lokiarchaeota archaeon genome is shown below.
CAAGCCTCCCAGTGTTTTCGGTCGCCTTCTATTGACTTGCGATATGACTCTTCAGCAGTTTTATGATTGCCCATTTGGTGCATTATCAGTCCATGAGTGTGCCATGCATGATGATCCTCAGGATTTTTACGAATTGCTTTTTCTGCGTAGGGCAGAGCTTCTTCGAACCTACTCAGTTTTGCTAAAACATATGCATAGTTATTGTTCATCATGGCGATAGTTGAGTCATTGAGCAAATGGTCCTGGTATTGAATCATGGCAGAATAGAACGGCAAGGCTTTCTCCAGCTCGCCATCCTCAATCAATTGTACACCGC
Proteins encoded:
- a CDS encoding tetratricopeptide repeat protein, with product MIEDGELEKALPFYSAMIQYQDHLLNDSTIAMMNNNYAYVLAKLSRFEEALPYAEKAIRKNPEDHHAWHTHGLIMHQMGNHKTAEESYRKSIEGDRKHWEAWDDLIRLLDETNQAPKLEQAKRELTQAKSSEEDRTGSRLGRLFT